The DNA sequence TGAAAAGGAATGGAGCTCATCACTAAAACAACTCATCTATAACAGCCacagaatcttttttttgtttgtttgggtttttttttgagaaaggcTCATTTAAACACAATCTTGACACGAAGTCCAGTCCATAAAATCAGAATCAGCTATTCAGGAGGAGTTAATCATTAAAGAGAGTTCAGAGGTACATTCCAAAtagtgtacactcctgggcaaagaAAATTGGGCCAAGTCCAAAagggcaaatattaagcttttaatggtcttaacaacaaatcattggtcagaaaatgagcaacaattaaacaaatgcactcctgaagTTCCTCTGCCACCATTTACTcgtttacttttacttttgcatttaaatgatttgttgttaagaccattaaaagcttaatattttaacattttgggcatggcccttttttttggccaggagTGTATTGTTGGTGGTTGGCAGGTTTTAATCAGTGGATTTAATAACAAAGGATTCATagaatgtaatgaaataaagcGTGGATtgccacctcccaaaaacttgaattagagtgtatgtgtgtgtgtgtgtgtgtgtgtgtgcatgatgtaCTGGCTGGTTCCAGGAATAGGCTCCAAAAGttcttttacatgtttttttctggtgCAATATCAATAGACATTGTTCTGCTGCTAGGAAACTTACACAAATATATGCCTTTTTTTCTTACCATAGAAACAGCAGTTAATTACACTGAAATGACTTTTAGAAGTATAACCCCCCCTTGtgctattaaattattaaaaagcatCTTGCGTGGTGGGAATGATGTTAATGATAACGACAGGGATAATCGCAGATTGCTTTGAGGCACTTCATCTCTATCAAGTGTCACTTTTTGGGGCTTTTGAGTTGGATTCTGGACCCCTGATCCACCAAAGGTATTATCACTGGCACAGTGCACTATacaagattaattttttttaatgagcgcACTGCAGATATTAATGTAAATGCATGCAATGCCTTGCAATGTGGCCTCTCAAATggcttttcatttaattaaggAACACGTTTTAACCCCTTTAAAACAGACAATATAGAAATTCCAATAAGCCTCTTACATGCTGATACAATTACAGTAATCTTGTGAGTTATGTTAATAAATTGTTCCGTATGGTCACGTAATTTCTCATAGTACTACATATGGTAAGTAATTGCAGCAGGACATATGTTTTAGGGGATGAAAAACACTGCTCTACAGTTTAAACCCTGCTCTACATTTATACACTGATGACAAAAAGCAGATTCTCATCTTGTCCTATATCTCTACTACTTTGCTTCTGTACCATTGTTTAAACAATGTTAGGTTCACAGAATGACACCTGGTATCCATGATATAACTCTTCTATATAGAGAGCTATGAATCAGCATGGCATGGCATGACAGTTTCTAGCAGGTTTCAGATGTGTGTAGCACACAGTGTGATAGGATcattaagtaattaagtaatacAATCACAATACCATGGCAAGACAAAATAAAGTGATATAAAGTGCAATATTGCACTTTGTTGaatgattattttcttcttccttctaACGGACTTTCACTGAAGACAATATGATGGCCTATACTAAGTAATGTTTTTAGATATTCTACCAAATCTTCCATTTCATGATTTCTGGAAGCATTTAGACATTTTCTGAGTATGTGTATGAAGATACGTAAGGTATCTAGCATTTACCCCGGAAATTTTTAATGcaggaaaaaacatttacatgtaaaaatcccaaagatgttcattTTGATAGGACCTCATAGGATTTGgtcaaaaaaaagcaatttttgtAGAGATTTTTGAGCTGGAACGTTCTCTAAATTTGACGTCTTTATGAAATTCTTAGATATTCTTAGATAGTACTTGAAATGCCACACACCTTAGTGGTAGTCAATGACAGACAGTGACCAAAAATGCCCATTTAAGCCATTGGATTGTTTAATGAACATGACAGTTCTCTACAAGCATACACTCCACCATAGCACAGAGATGAGAAAGATTGGCTAGGCAGGTAGGAAAATATTTTATCCTGCATCTTTTAGCTATTTTCTCCAATTTCTTTCAGCTAGCATTTGATTGAGGAGCCTGATGAAGCCAGCTGTTGCTCAGCAGCCCCCACAGTTAGTTAGCGTGCAGCGATGCCATCCTACGCTGTCTCGGCTGATGGCAAACAGCTGTTCCCATTGTGATCTGCTGCATATGGCCACAAGCGCTTTTATAAACACGCTTTAGTTCTCTGTTCCTGGGCCTCGCGCTGTCTAAATTCCAAAAGCCACCTAAATCCAATCATTTAGGCCTTTTAAAAGCGGTGTTGTTTgaagcagagacagaaagagtagCATGTGATTAAGCTGTCTAATACAAGCCTTTACTGCTAACCCTCTAGATAACGGTGTCAGCATAGGGACATGGTTTTCAGGGGTTTACAGCACGGATTGTTTAGGAAGACAATGGAGTTTACCTGATTTGAATGCTGTGGTAGTGCAGAGTGCTGGGATTAacagtgtttaataaatgaaagtaCGTCCATAATCTGGATTTTCAAAAGTGCCCTTTTTGTGTTAATcagatgggtttttttttttttaccagatgCTTTCTGACATCTGTCATAGGGAGGTGCATTAACCCTCAAATACCACTGGAGGCCTACAGCTTTTTGGGTTGGAGGTTTAGGATGAGTCTACCTACACTGGTACACAAAATTACACTTAGCACACTTATAATGCTCCACAATCTCTAGCCCTTTCATTGGGGGAAAAAGGTAGTTAGCTATGTCAAAGCAGCAGTGGTAGTACggaagcattaaaaaaaattgataaaagataaaaaattgaattaagaaaattttaatcataaaagcctttgaattattaattaaaaaaaattaaagacaatTGAATTCataattttgaaaacaaaacatctgtatttatttattttgaaataacttCCCGAGATTCAGATTAGTTTtttcacacactttaaaattCAGACTTTCAAAAAATCAAgtatttttacacaaatatatatatattttcagtattCACTAATTTAGATTCAGTAGTTCAGTTTTCAGATATTCAGAAACCTGTATTTCGGTTGTTAATGTCAGTGCTCAAATTTAATCAGACAAATTCAGGTTGCAAAATTCAATATGgctaatatatatgtatacacacacactatatatgcTACTCAGCAGTAGGCAAAGGCAATGGAGTCTGATTAACAGCCCTATCAGTTGAGTGAAGATATAGCAATATGGCATCCAATGAGAAAGCCGCTTTTTTCACTCCAGCTGAACAAAGGCTATTagatgatttttaattaaattatacaacgaatataaaaaacattactgcaaaattaaaaacaacaccTCAGCAATTAACAAAGCTCAAGAAGCAGCATGGCAGAAATTATATGGCAGAATGAATGTGTAAGAacatataattaaaacaaatacataaatatgttcTATAGTCAAAATTAACATGCGTAATACACAATTGATCTCCAAGTAcagatatcacacacacacacacacacacacacacacacacagctaatcaTACCAGAGTTCATAATTACTTTGGAGGTCAAGAAGAAAGCTGCATTTTCATAATTAAGTATAATTAATTATAGATTTAAGAAGCATAATAAAATTGTACCAAAATGCAGGATTACATCGGTATGTCGTGCAGGGCCAGATGTGTGCATGAGGGAATTGAGAAGGGATtaaggggtaaaaaaaaaaaaaaaaatcctgcaggccaaaatgacactttttttcCATCAGACCTGTGGCCTTGTGTGGAGTCAACATGCTGTAATCCACCGATTAGCTGATATAATCCCCTGTAAATACACCTTGACCCGCTTACAGTACAGACTATGAGCCAGTGCCGTGCAAGAAAGCAACAGACTTTTCACTTGGTTTCACTTAGACAGGAGAACGAGAAACTGGATTCGTTTGGTTCCCTCAGATCTTTAACTACACTGATAGGTCTTCAAGTCAAGTTGTAAAGAGTTACAGATACTTTCAAAGGAAACAGAATGATATGGAACACTGAGAAGTTAATAGACTAATTCTCAGTTTGGTTTTTCTTTAATCCTTTACATTTTGGCAAAAAATAAACTGTTCTGCATGCCAAGACCTACCAATAAAGTCACAAAGTGACCTTATAACATAGTATTTGTTATAAATGCCACTGTCATATAGCAATCTTTCCATTTCTTCTTGTTGCCTTTTGCACATCAGATCTTATGTACACTGTACTGAACAATCTGTATAACAGGTTGTGAATATAGTTAGAGATACAATTACCCTGTCCTCCAAAGCAATcgtctcttttctgtctcttcgGCTGCAGTGAGTgtaattttttatgtttctgtaGTCCATGGCTAGTCCCTGAATGCTTATCATTGACAGTTGATAAGCTGGTTGCTTTGTATGGCACCCACCTCTCAGTCACTTTCCAGTTGAGGTTTCAGCCCACCATCTGGTCACCTGCAAGCCTGTGAATGTGTGCCACCAGTGTGTTTGAGTAATCTTCCATCACTTTTCATCAAAACTCAGCCATTTTGCTAATGATCACTTCATGAAAAAAAGAGTAGGCGAATTGCATTCCTTGGCAACAAGCAAGTTGTGCATGTGTTGGTGGCCACGTGATTTGGTTGAGAATGTGGTTGAAGTCTGGGTGATTTCAGAGTTCACAGTGCAGAATGTGTGATTCTGCTCAAGGTCTTATCTCCCAAATTTGTTAAACAACCGACTGACTTCCCAACAATCAATGAAGGCGAACCTATAGAGCATTCCTTTGCTTTATTCAGTATGAAGCCTATGGTACTATGTGTACCAGACCTGTCTGTCATGGAGGAAAGAGACAGTGAGGTTATCTGTCTAAACATGGACTAGTCCACTATGATGGACTTCATTACCATGGCCTACAGGTATTCAGACATGCAACTCAACGAGTAGTTTCCTCCTCATTGGTATTCCATAGAGGCAGAGCGCTCCAGGAAGTCTGCACTGTTACTACATAAACACCGGATAACTGCAAGGGTTCCCCGTCACTCGGAACCGGTGGGAACTAAGTGAACAATGGCTGTATGAAAATGGTATTTTGAGCAAACACCATGTCATATGGTCATGAGTTTGACATGCGTGTCTACATGCACAAGAAGGTATTCAGGCGATATTCACTGCCCCTGGTGGTTATCGGGAGATTTTCCAGTGGGTCACTCTATTTTCCTCTGTGTGGGCTGGTTTTATTGCGTTCCATTCTCTGTTACACACCATGATTGGTTATCAACACATGAGGAGGTCAGACATAAACCATGGGAGCAGGTGGTCATCCAAATATGGGCATTTATGAATGTTTCCCATTCTAAGTGTTTAGAACGAGGTGGAGTGTTTATATTATACAGCAAATTCTGAACCTTCTGACTCCCGTTATTTATCGCAGGTCAAACAATTTGGGATGTTGATATAGGTTTTAGAGAGATTACTGGTCGTCTTTTGAGTGTGTTACTTTTTAAAGGGGGTGTTTTTAAAGCTTTCCCTTTATGAGAGTAACATCAGAACTCCGTTTGTGTCTTATTACAAATTACATGCATGAAATGGGATTCCTTCCATTTTATGTTTTCACACCGGAGCACAAAGCATAGAGAAACTACAGTCaatgtttttgtgaaaatcagCTGCAAAAATGGTGACGCTAGAGGCCAATAGGAAAAGCAGTACTAGTCATAATGTGTGTTCCTATCCACGTTTTCAAACCCAAATAGAATTCTCATTACATTTGCAAACGAAAATGCAAATGAttgcacatttatattaattatgtgATCATTCTGAAAAGGCACAGCATGAAAAACCACAATAATCCGATATTATGTGGGGCatggatcattctcagcacTGACAATGACATGGTGGTGGAAGTCTATCAGTTGCAGCAGtgctcctgggatttttttaaatgcctaaATGCTTcaaaaaatcaatcaaatgCTGAAAATAAGATCAGATGCCTTTTTATTACACGCAGGACCATTTCCCCAACACTGGGAACAAGGTTATTTTGGTTCTCAGCAGATTAACCtcttaattaaacaaatgacaaTTGAACaaattaaacctgaaaaaaaaaaaacaacaaaaaaaatacagtcatgaaataaacaatacatttacaaaccaggtttcatatataaaaacaaagcaagcttaataaatattatgaacAAAAACAACTAAGAAGTAAACATTTAATGCACAATATTAATTTTGGGCAAATTTACAAATAGTACATTTATAAGGATTTGGTTTAGTTAATTAGGCAGAATGTAATTTTAACACCTTTAAACACTATTAAGAAATGTAGGccatttgttcattattttcataaataaccCTAATGTTAATGTGAGGTTTGCAGAAACCAGGTAATTCAGTCTAAACCCAAATCCTGTTATATGTTCAGTGTCTTGAATTAGCTCCAAAAATTCCAAAAGTGGTTCCTAATAAGTGCTGATCTGTGATCAGGTGATTCTCCATTAGTCCTTAAACTAAACCATATGATACTCACCCAAAATGAGTGGGAAATGTATGTAGACAATATTGCAGTGTTACAGAGCTCTGGAGTAAAGCCCTGATGAGgacttttttccccaattaTTTCAAAACGCAAAACCTGACCACGTTCTTCAGTCTTAAAGCAAAACTCATGTGACGTTACGTTTAATAAAGCAATTCGGTTTCTTGTCACTTTCAATGCTTTGTGTATGGAATCCTGTCAATCTCTTCTTAGTTTCAGTTCACCTCATATTTTTAGTACTAAAGAGTAAGAAGCTACTCTCCAGTATTAACTTTGCAGAAATAATGAGACCGCATTGAATAtaacatgcgcgcacacacacacacactgactaagCAATCACTGCTGCTTTACTGTTAATACTGGTCCTCGTGTTTTATGTAGCCTATTCAGTGGCTACTCAAGTCATTTATCATGCTATATTCAAATAGCTATTTTTGGTTTCAGCGTGTATTTCAGGtcataatttacataaacaaacacacacacacacacacacacacacacacacacacagacacacaaacaacctTGATGGTATCACATGTTCACAGTCAacatcatacactcatacacatcatacacaaacacacccaaaaGAAATACAGTGAATGTGTGAACTGTTAACAGATTACTCAAACTTTTGGATTGTGCAATTACAGCCTaatttttggttttgctttttCCTCATATAGACAGCCTCCGTATGACCTCCATATGGCTTTCTCGGTTTTCCTAACACATATATGGCAGCTGGAGGAGCACTGGTTGCCTCTTAAGCATTGAGAGAACCATGTAAGAAAGTCATGTGGACAGACTGAAATGGAGGGTGAGGGTACAAACCTGAAATGAAACTCACCTCCAAATATATCCCCAGAGGTATATCCCCATTGTAGAATAATGTGTAAAGGTTGAACAAAAACATGGTGATTGAGagatttgtgtttcttttaacTCTTTTGAAAAGGCCTCACATGAACAGTGAAGTTAAATTTCTGGAAATACAAGGTGCCATTATTTAACCGCATGCTCTACTTCAACCCTTCGACTCCTCTGTCCTTTCTTCCCCTTCTGATCAGGTCCAAGTGCACAAATGGACCAGAGCAAGGCTGGAACTTTTCCCATGTTCCGCAGCTTGCTCAAGATCTTTTTCTCCTGAAGCTTAGCTCCCCTCTTATGAAAGCTACTTGTATTATTACAAAAGTGCAAAAAGCTCATGAGTTCTGCTCATTGGTTAGAGTGCATTCATGTGGCAAGCAAGTCAGTCCTATCAGGCTGAAAGTGGTGCTGCTGGCGGAGTGACGAAGTGGCCGTTTCTACACTTCCCTACAGGGAGAGGAGAACGAGAACGTCAGTGAAACAATGAGAGTTCACAATTTCACATCACTGTGCTTCAGTGAGAGTGATGTGTCAAACCATCATTATACATCTACTGATTAATACCACTCATCCTCCTAATACTACTGTTAGTACTACAACTAATACTCCTAATGCTATTAgaactactaatactactgctaatagcactaatactaataatactactactagtagtagtacttactactaataatactctTCCTCCTTCTGCTACTATtagcatcattattattaaaccaTTACTATTagcactactactactgctaatgaCAGTAATAAAGATACAATCAGTATtgctaatgataataataaagatacaATCAGTATTCCTTTTACTACTAATAtgactactactaataatactactattactacagctactactacaaataataacaatactatcactactaataatattaataattattctcCTCCTCTTACAAttagtattattactactattaataataataataataataataagtactaCTAGTAATACTACTGCTAGTATTACTACCCACAATtagtattactactactactaataccactactactacagctactactattaataataataataataataacaatgtcatttaatttacataGCAGCATTCTCAGGTCGCTTTACAATacaaaagtgaaacacacacacatgctacttACGAGGCTGTAAGTGTGGAGTTCAGCACCAGTGTGTTGCGTATTCTATGTAGCTGTGCCAGCGTGAGCTTCTTGTGCTGCTGTGATATCTTCCTACTGCTCATCTCATCCTCTGAAGCACCACAATTTCCCTCCTGAGATCCAGGGGGTGTAATATCTCCGTCTGATCCGCTGCAGTCCATTATGCCTTTCTTTTTATCCTTTCTGTACTTACGCCGCCTCAGTGTGTTCCTGAACACATAGGACGGCAAGCTGTGCCCCAATCGCTCactctgtgttctctctgtttctctctcgtGAGATGTTTCTGTGTTACCTAGGTTTAGTTCGGTCAGGCTCTTGCTGTGTGCCAGCCCTTCTGCCCACTCCAGACCCAGCTGGTTAGGGGCAGCCGAGCTCTGTGCGACGTCTTCGCCTGTGCTCTGCGTGTCCTCTCCATTGACCCGCTGCAGCAGGTTGTCCTCTGAATGACACTTATTTACCAGCTTCTTGAGACAGCGCATGCGAAACTGCACCGGTGGACGCCGTCTGGGTTTCAGATGGGATGCTACTGAGATTCGAGAGCCTGATGAGCTCCTGTCATCAgactcttcctcttcttcttcctctttctcctcgTCCTCTGCTGCTACCTCTCCACTGTCTCCTTCAGTCTCCTCCTCTGTGCTGTCCTGCTCACTGGTGGATGTCTGAGTTTGCAGATCCAGCAGCAACTCAGGGGAAAGTGTGCCATAGGCACTGTCCATGGACAGACTGCGATACTCTGGCTCAAGTTCTGAGCCCTCTGAGGCATGCTGGGAAGGCTGGAGCTCGACGCTGCTGGGAAGGCTGGAGCTCGATGGCACTGTGTCAGAATCGGTTTGCAGATCTGAGCATGCTCCTGAATCCTCCGTTTCCATCACGGACAGCGTCTCTGTGGAGCCGTCCGAGTTCCTGAAGTGGAAAAGGGAATTAGTTTATTTTAGCCAGTTCATGCTATTCAACAGTACACAATTTAAAACTAAGACAAAAGCAGTTTTTATAGTTGTCTGTGAAATCCTCAGATGAAAGTTCAGGTATGTTGGAAGAACAAATACTATTATTCCTCCATTCTTGTATGGTACAAATATCCAGTAAACCTGGTTTACTGTTAATCAAGGTTCAATCCAAATATCTCTTAGGCTACAAGGGGGCAAACATTTTAAACCAAAGGAGAAAAGTGTACCCTGTGTTAAGTTGTCCTTTATTTCCAAGGCGTGGAGAGCTGGCAGTGGAGTTACTGCTCTGCTCGcctccatcctcctcctctaGGCTTGGTTTTTGTCCAGGCTGGTGACGTCCAGACTCCTCAAAACGCAGCCGCTGCAGCTGGGtctggaggagaagaagaagaaaaaaaaaaaaaaaaaaaaaaaaaaaaaaaaaaaaaacagtgtcagACGATGTGCCCTTCAATGATCAATGATACCGTAACACTGTGCTGaaacattttatgtaataaagTAGCAGGATGGAAAGACCTGCTGTAAGCACAAACCTTCACAGTGCTGATTGTGTCAATCCAGCTTCGCCCCTGGGAGGCGCTGTTGGCCTGGAACGAGTAGGCAGCCACAGCACTTTTGAACTCATTGAGGTAGATGAGAACAAAAGAACCTATGGGGAGATTGACATGATGCATAAGGAAAACGTTAGGTTatacaattattataaatacattaacaAGAACACCtgtgctcatttatgcaatttttCCAGTTGGCCAATCACGTGGTAGCAGCACAATGATACATgtcaagcgcttcagttaatgttcatcaaacatcagaagggggggggggggtctcatttctcatctctctctggttgttggtgctagatGGGATGAttcgagtatttcagaaactgctgatctcctgggattttaatgCACAACAGTCATTAGACAGACCAAGCGACATTTCTGTCCAGTCCAGTGAGCCTGTGcgcactgtagcctcagattcctgttctttgctgacacgagtggaacctgatgtggtcttctgctgcccCAAGGTTTGAcctgtgcattctgaaatgctttgctgctcaccacggttgtaaagagtggtgaGCCATAAGCATCCTGTCAACTCGAATCAGTCTggttattctcctctgacctctctcatttttttgtttttcgtacTCCTGTGTGCtcctgccacacgattggctgatacgataattgcatgaatgtgaagGTGTACAATGTGCAGAACGGTGAGTGTATGCATACAATTTACCATGCTATTGTAATTCAATGGTTGCTGCACcaagtttgtatgtgtgtgtgcgtgtgtgtgtgtgtgttaacctggGTCTTTGAGCTCCTTGCACACAACATTATGGAGAAGGAGGGGCTGCCGGATCACTTTCACCTTCTCTAAACGCTTCACAGGCTTTGTGATGAGCAGGAGGTCGGTGAATAAGAAGCAATAGACTTCCATCTGAAAAGCAGACACACGTTAGTAATATCAGCATGCATTATTCACTAGGCTGTGTAAGTGAAGAGATTTCTAATTCAAGGGACATACAAAACTAAATGCTGCATCTGCTCACCCTGCTGTCTTTGCCTTCTTTCATACGTAGCGCACCCTCTAGGTGGAGCTGTCTGGTCTCCTCTGACGAGACGTCAATCATAGGTGCCATCAGGTCAATGTGGCTAAACTCTTTCAGGATCTGAGAATGAAAGATGATGTTACCTTTATGTTTTGCTTAGGTTGAAAATAAGTCATCAGAATTTCTAATTAACATTTTAGATTAAATTCAAATGTTTGGTCTTTGCTATAATCATCCGAAGAGACCTCATGAGTCAACCAGACATCTACTGAATTAAAGAAAAGTGCTAACTGCTCCTAAAAGGAAGAAGTGCTGTCAATTTGGATGACGTGTATCACATTGTGTATCTATCAATTGGGAGTTGCATCACCAGCAGTAATATCCTGCTTTATTCTTCATATATTGATGAATTATATTATTGGATAGGAAGCTGTTCTCACCCTCTCCACCTCCTCACTGCCTCCCTCCACGGCCTCGTAGCTCTCTACTTGAGCTGAAATGGCCGCCAGCTTCTGCTGCTCCTGCCTCTGCAGCATCTGAGAGTCCACACTGTTGATGAAGCTCTCCACACTCGCCACCTgagcagcaaacacacaaacattcatgaGACTGATCACATCTTCCTAGTGAACAGCAGTCCAATATATTTGTCATCTGACATTTAGGACACAAAATTGTCTTTTAgtcagttaaataaaaaaaaaaaactgggataTAATGTGGTATATAACAATCTCTCACCATGCTCAGGAGAGAGGCTTTTGCTGCAGGTTCGTCTGTTTTCTTCAGGATGGTTTTGAGTAGCAGGGGGTATTTGGTGAGTCTCTGGTGTGGCTTCACCAGCATGTCAGCCAACTTCAACCGATTGCACTGCTTGTTCCCCTCAGCCCACTGTACACAGTAAGAACAGAAAATTAAAgcaaggatttaaaaaaaaagacctgaaagAAGATGAAATCTAGAAGGTGGAGTCTAGACTTCACAGTGCATCTGGATTATGTTACAGTTAAGGGATCACTTGGCTGAAAAATTAGCGAAGCCTTGAACTAGAAGGCATAATTGTCTTAAGCTGAGCAGCCATGCAATGCAGATTTAGTCACATGCAAGAACTCACTGTGATGTAGATCCTGAAGAGCTCGTTGTCTCTCAACTGAGTGCGCATGTACTCCATACAGCTCTCCTCCTCCATGCAGTAGCGGAGGTATGGCTGGAACCTGGATGCAAACTGTACACACATCATGGTAAGATATTCATACTTAtacttattcattcatattcatacttGCTTCAT is a window from the Pangasianodon hypophthalmus isolate fPanHyp1 chromosome 16, fPanHyp1.pri, whole genome shotgun sequence genome containing:
- the plekhg5b gene encoding pleckstrin homology domain-containing family G member 5 isoform X2 encodes the protein MFLYWKKRGAYELETLPSSILGAERYSWSSSLDVIHDLYDEKAAQEEECVECQHPDCSERRRASKVCHHPDCQDLNNKSPLHLCESCDSRCHSDESDNMHVDRHPRFDLQPQSSILARNVSTRSCPPRTSPPSDLDEEEEGGTEKGERKVGPMKIRKKPRRRYTEDPTKECFTLKFDLNIDIDTEIVPALKKKTLREVLGPVFERKGIELSRVELFLDQSNTPLLLSFEAYPFGGHYIKVKARHGDELKVEKEVKESLTLPNMKISAGGSPYILSPSQDKVEHGSLTRQENVDILGQGQARRRKNMTEFLGDANIPSPDSLAQLGGSLPAITPSAYDKHKNRSSSRFSGFFFPSYKEVDRVEQLNNKLQMYTCHGLPKVHPQISFHHDSWEEEEVEPDLTLEDSWQQLLDNSEALGRRQFHQQEAIWELLHTEATYIKKLKVITDLFLCGLLNLQDCGLLNEVEPAKLFNNIQDLVRVHTALWSQVMVPALQKARQDRSLLDPTDLFEGFQTFASRFQPYLRYCMEEESCMEYMRTQLRDNELFRIYITWAEGNKQCNRLKLADMLVKPHQRLTKYPLLLKTILKKTDEPAAKASLLSMVASVESFINSVDSQMLQRQEQQKLAAISAQVESYEAVEGGSEEVERILKEFSHIDLMAPMIDVSSEETRQLHLEGALRMKEGKDSRMEVYCFLFTDLLLITKPVKRLEKVKVIRQPLLLHNVVCKELKDPGSFVLIYLNEFKSAVAAYSFQANSASQGRSWIDTISTVKTQLQRLRFEESGRHQPGQKPSLEEEDGGEQSSNSTASSPRLGNKGQLNTGNSDGSTETLSVMETEDSGACSDLQTDSDTVPSSSSLPSSVELQPSQHASEGSELEPEYRSLSMDSAYGTLSPELLLDLQTQTSTSEQDSTEEETEGDSGEVAAEDEEKEEEEEEESDDRSSSGSRISVASHLKPRRRPPVQFRMRCLKKLVNKCHSEDNLLQRVNGEDTQSTGEDVAQSSAAPNQLGLEWAEGLAHSKSLTELNLGNTETSHERETERTQSERLGHSLPSYVFRNTLRRRKYRKDKKKGIMDCSGSDGDITPPGSQEGNCGASEDEMSSRKISQQHKKLTLAQLHRIRNTLVLNSTLTAS